One genomic segment of Ricinus communis isolate WT05 ecotype wild-type chromosome 5, ASM1957865v1, whole genome shotgun sequence includes these proteins:
- the LOC8287745 gene encoding high mobility group B protein 13, translating into MTDTAIATPINDQVPTKKPRKKRNHPLKEKNPSTNEANIMAQKLSAISPVPAPPSDAADASKENHESLSQPRSSPKKLKAKAATKAKQTKQSSSSSATTTTNSFEKEMQEMQEMLQKLKLEKEKTDELLKEKDEILKAKQEELENKGKEQEKLQMELKKLQKLKEFKPNMNFPLLQSFNEEQDKKKKKKKGGHEKKRPSPPYILWCKDQWNEVKNENPNAEFKEISNILGAKWKNVSTEDKKPYEDKYQAEKEVYLQVVNKEKRESEAMKLLEEEQKQKTAMELLEQYLQFKQETEKENKKTKKEKDPLKPKQPMSAFFLFSNERRASLLAENKNVREVAKIAGEQWKNMTEEQKGPYEEMAKRNKLRYMQEMEAYKQKKDEEAMNLKKEEEEMFKLQKQEALQLLKKKEKTDNMIKKTKENRQKKKQQNVDPNKPKKPASSFLIFSKEARKNLAQERPVINNSTLNALISVKWKELSEEERQIWNAKAAEAMEIYKKEMEEYNKTAATSDEKA; encoded by the exons ATGACTGATACAGCAATTGCTACACCAATCAATGACCAGGTTCCCACAAAGAAaccaagaaaaaagagaaaccaccctctaaaagagaaaaaccCATCAACAAATGAGGCCAATATCATGGCTCAAAAGCTCTCTGCGATCTCTCCGGTCCCTGCTCCGCCATCAGACGCAGCTGATGCTTCCAAGGAGAACCATGAGAGTCTCTCTCAACCTCGTTCTTCACCCAAAAAATTAAAGGCCAAAGCAGCCACTAAAGCGAAGCAAACCAAGcagtcttcttcttcttctgctaCTACAACTACTAATTCTTTTGAAAAGGAAATGCAAGAAATGCAAGAAATGCTTCAAAAGTTGAAgcttgagaaagaaaagactGATGAATTACTAAAAGAGAAAGATGAGATCTTGAAAGCGAAACAAGAGGAGCTTGAAAATAAGGGCAAAGAACAAGAGAAGTTGCAAATGGAATTGAAGAAATTGCAAAAGTTGAAGGAGTTTAAACCCAACATG AATTTCCCTCTACTCCAATCTTTCAACGAGGAAcaagacaagaagaagaagaagaagaagggtggacatgaaaagaaaaggccaTCTCCACCTTACATCTTGTGGTGCAAAGATCAGTGGAATGAG GTCAAGAACGAGAATCCGAATGCTGAATTTAAAGAGATCTCAAATATTTTGGGGGCAAAGTGGAAGAATGTTAGTACAGAGGATAAGAAACCTTACGAGGACAAGTATCAGGCTGAAAAAGAAGTCTATTTGCAGGTAGTTAATaaggagaaaagagagagtgaAGCAATGAAGCTATTGGAAGAGGAACAGAAGCAAAAGACAGCAATGGAGTTGCTCGAACAATACCTTCAGTTTAAGCAAGAAACAGAAAAGGAGAACAAGAAGACTAA GAAAGAAAAGGATCCATTGAAGCCAAAACAGCCCATGTCAGCTTTTTTCCTGTTCTCGAATGAGAGAAGGGCTTCTCTTCTTGCGGAGAACAAGAATGTTAGAGAGGTAGCAAAGATTGCTGGTGAACAATGGAAGAACATGACAGAAGAACAGAAGGGGCCTTATGAAGAG ATGGCTAAGAGGAACAAGTTGAGGTATATGCAAGAAATGGAGGCTTACAAGCAGAAAAAGGATGAAGAAGCTATGAATCTCaagaaagaagaggaagagatGTTTAAGCTTCAGAAACAGGAAGCCTTACAACTTCttaagaagaaggagaaaacaGATAACATGATTAAG AAAACCAAAGAGAACCGCcagaagaagaagcaacaGAATGTTGATCCTAACAAGCCTAAAAAGCCTGCATCTTCATTCTTAATATTCAG CAAAGAAGCCAGGAAAAACTTAGCGCAGGAGCGTCCCGTGATCAACAACTCTACCCTCAATGCTCTGATTTCAGTGAAATGGAAG GAACTCAGTGAAGAAGAGAGGCAAATCTGGAATGCCAAAGCTGCTGAAGCCATGGAAATATACAAGAAGGAGATGGAGGAGTACAACAAGACTGCTGCAACCTCGGATGAGAAAGCTTAA
- the LOC8287746 gene encoding probable GABA transporter 2 isoform X1 encodes MANPPEPNPFPNSCREVDAGAAFVLESKGEWWHAGFHLTTAIVGPTILTLPYAFRGLGWGLGFFCLTVMGVVTFYSYFLMSKVLDHCEKAGRRHIRFRELAADVLGSGWMFYFVIFIQTAINTGVGIGAILLAGECLQIMYSNIYPSGPLKLFEFIAMVTAVMVVLSQLPTFHSLRHLNMASLLLSLGYTFLVVGACISAGLSKNAPPRDYSLESSESARVFSAFTSISIIAAIFGNGILPEIQATLAPPATGKMVKGLLMCYIVIVVTFYSAAVSGYWVFGNKSNSNILKSLLPDEGPALAPTWVLGLGVIFVLLQLFAIGLVYSQVAYEIMEKNSADVNQGMFSKRNLIPRLILRTLYVIFCGFMAAMLPFFGDINGVVGAIGFIPLDFVLPMLLYNMTYKPRRSSLTYWINISIIVVFTGAGIMGAFSSIRKLVLDAKKFKLFSSDVVD; translated from the exons ATGGCTAATCCTCCTGAACCTAATCCTTTCCCTAACTCATGCCGCGAGGTCGATGCCGGTGCTGCCTTCGTCCTCGAATCCAAAg GGGAGTGGTGGCACGCGGGGTTCCATTTGACAACGGCGATAGTGGGGCCCACAATACTGACGCTACCATACGCGTTCAGGGGGTTAGGATGGGGCCTAGGATTCTTCTGCTTAACGGTGATGGGAGTGGTGACTTTCTACTCTTACTTTCTCATGTCTAAAGTCCTTGATCACTGTGAGAAAGCCGGTCGCCGTCACATTCGCTTCCGCGAGTTAGCGGCGGACGTTTTAG GGTCCGGATGGATGTTTTACTTTGTCATATTTATCCAAACAGCTATTAACACTGGAGTTGGTATAGGAGCAATTTTACTTGCAGGGGAATGCCTTCAG ATCATGTACTCAAACATATATCCTAGTGGACCCCTAAAATTGTTCGAGTTCATAGCGATGGTGACAGCAGTAATGGTAGTTCTCTCTCAGCTTCCAACCTTCCACTCTCTCAGACACCTCAACATGGCTTCGCTACTTCTCAGTTTGGGCTACACTTTCCTTGTGGTTGGTGCTTGTATTAGTGCAG GTCTCTCAAAAAATGCCCCACCAAGGGACTATTCACTAGAATCTTCCGAGTCCGCAAGGGTCTTCAGTGCCTTCACTTCCATCTCCATAATAGCTGCTATTTTTGGGAATGGAATACTGCCTGAAATACAA GCAACTTTAGCTCCTCCTGCTACTGGGAAGATGGTAAAAGGCCTTTTGATGTGTTATATCGTTATTGTGGTTACTTTCTACTCAGCTGCAGTGTCTGGATATTGGGTGTTTGGAAACAAATCTAATTCGAACATTCTCAAAAGTCTATTGCCAGATGAGGGACCTGCCTTGGCTCCAACATGGGTTCTTGGCCTCGGTGTCATCTTTGTCCTACTTCAGCTCTTTGCTATTGGCCTG GTCTATTCTCAAGTAGCTTATGAGATCATGGAAAAAAATTCAGCTGATGTGAACCAAGGAATGTTCTCCAAAAGGAATCTCATTCCTAGGCTAATTCTACGGACTCTTTATGTAATATTCTGTGGATTTATGGCAGCCATGCTTCCTTTCTTTGGAGACATCAATGGTGTTGTGGGAGCAATAGGCTTCATCCCTCTAGATTTTGTCCTACCAATGCTTCTCTACAACATGACCTACAAGCCTCGAAGATCATCCCTCACCTATTGGATCAATATCTCTATTATAGTTGTCTTTACAGGTGCAGGAATTATGGGAGCATTCTCTTCTATAAGGAAATTGGTTCTTGATGCCAAGAAGTTCAAGCTCTTTAGCAGTGATGTGGTTGATTAA
- the LOC8287746 gene encoding probable GABA transporter 2 isoform X2: MANPPEPNPFPNSCREVDAGAAFVLESKGSGWMFYFVIFIQTAINTGVGIGAILLAGECLQIMYSNIYPSGPLKLFEFIAMVTAVMVVLSQLPTFHSLRHLNMASLLLSLGYTFLVVGACISAGLSKNAPPRDYSLESSESARVFSAFTSISIIAAIFGNGILPEIQATLAPPATGKMVKGLLMCYIVIVVTFYSAAVSGYWVFGNKSNSNILKSLLPDEGPALAPTWVLGLGVIFVLLQLFAIGLVYSQVAYEIMEKNSADVNQGMFSKRNLIPRLILRTLYVIFCGFMAAMLPFFGDINGVVGAIGFIPLDFVLPMLLYNMTYKPRRSSLTYWINISIIVVFTGAGIMGAFSSIRKLVLDAKKFKLFSSDVVD, translated from the exons ATGGCTAATCCTCCTGAACCTAATCCTTTCCCTAACTCATGCCGCGAGGTCGATGCCGGTGCTGCCTTCGTCCTCGAATCCAAAg GGTCCGGATGGATGTTTTACTTTGTCATATTTATCCAAACAGCTATTAACACTGGAGTTGGTATAGGAGCAATTTTACTTGCAGGGGAATGCCTTCAG ATCATGTACTCAAACATATATCCTAGTGGACCCCTAAAATTGTTCGAGTTCATAGCGATGGTGACAGCAGTAATGGTAGTTCTCTCTCAGCTTCCAACCTTCCACTCTCTCAGACACCTCAACATGGCTTCGCTACTTCTCAGTTTGGGCTACACTTTCCTTGTGGTTGGTGCTTGTATTAGTGCAG GTCTCTCAAAAAATGCCCCACCAAGGGACTATTCACTAGAATCTTCCGAGTCCGCAAGGGTCTTCAGTGCCTTCACTTCCATCTCCATAATAGCTGCTATTTTTGGGAATGGAATACTGCCTGAAATACAA GCAACTTTAGCTCCTCCTGCTACTGGGAAGATGGTAAAAGGCCTTTTGATGTGTTATATCGTTATTGTGGTTACTTTCTACTCAGCTGCAGTGTCTGGATATTGGGTGTTTGGAAACAAATCTAATTCGAACATTCTCAAAAGTCTATTGCCAGATGAGGGACCTGCCTTGGCTCCAACATGGGTTCTTGGCCTCGGTGTCATCTTTGTCCTACTTCAGCTCTTTGCTATTGGCCTG GTCTATTCTCAAGTAGCTTATGAGATCATGGAAAAAAATTCAGCTGATGTGAACCAAGGAATGTTCTCCAAAAGGAATCTCATTCCTAGGCTAATTCTACGGACTCTTTATGTAATATTCTGTGGATTTATGGCAGCCATGCTTCCTTTCTTTGGAGACATCAATGGTGTTGTGGGAGCAATAGGCTTCATCCCTCTAGATTTTGTCCTACCAATGCTTCTCTACAACATGACCTACAAGCCTCGAAGATCATCCCTCACCTATTGGATCAATATCTCTATTATAGTTGTCTTTACAGGTGCAGGAATTATGGGAGCATTCTCTTCTATAAGGAAATTGGTTCTTGATGCCAAGAAGTTCAAGCTCTTTAGCAGTGATGTGGTTGATTAA